The Hippoglossus hippoglossus isolate fHipHip1 chromosome 21, fHipHip1.pri, whole genome shotgun sequence genome contains a region encoding:
- the ube2al gene encoding ubiquitin conjugating enzyme E2 A, like isoform X2, giving the protein MSTPARRRLMRDFKRLQEDPPAGVSGAPSENNIMAWNAVIFGPEGTPFEDGTFKLIVEFTEEYPNKPPTVRFVSKMFHPNVYADGSICLDILQNRWSPTYDVSSILTSIQVRSVIMPYFCFITKSEGKQRCFLLLNNEL; this is encoded by the exons ATTACAAGAGGATCCTCCAGCTGGTGTTAGTGGTGCTCCATCTGAAAACAACATCATGGCGTGGAATGCAGTCATTTTTGG CCCTGAAGGAACTCCCTTTGAGGATG GTACATTTAAACTAATTGTAGAGTTCACGGAAGAATACCCCAACAAACCCCCCACAGTACGATTTGTGTCAAAGATGTTTCATCCAAATG TCTATGCAGATGGAAGTATATGTTTGGACATCCTACAGAATCGTTGGAGTCCCACCTATGATGTATCTTCTATTCTTACATCTATCCAGGTAAGAAGTGTCATTATGccttatttctgttttataaccaaaagtgaaggaaaacaaagatgtttcttacttttaaataa TGAGCTTTAA
- the ube2al gene encoding ubiquitin conjugating enzyme E2 A, like isoform X1 codes for MSTPARRRLMRDFKRLQEDPPAGVSGAPSENNIMAWNAVIFGPEGTPFEDGTFKLIVEFTEEYPNKPPTVRFVSKMFHPNVYADGSICLDILQNRWSPTYDVSSILTSIQSLLDEPNPNSPANSQAAQLYQENKREYEKRVSAIVEQSWRDS; via the exons ATTACAAGAGGATCCTCCAGCTGGTGTTAGTGGTGCTCCATCTGAAAACAACATCATGGCGTGGAATGCAGTCATTTTTGG CCCTGAAGGAACTCCCTTTGAGGATG GTACATTTAAACTAATTGTAGAGTTCACGGAAGAATACCCCAACAAACCCCCCACAGTACGATTTGTGTCAAAGATGTTTCATCCAAATG TCTATGCAGATGGAAGTATATGTTTGGACATCCTACAGAATCGTTGGAGTCCCACCTATGATGTATCTTCTATTCTTACATCTATCCAG TCTCTGCTTGATGAACCAAATCCCAACAGTCCGGCCAACAGCCAGGCAGCTCAGCTCTACCAAGAGAACAAGCGGGAGTACGAGAAGCGTGTGTCTGCCATTGTAGAACAAAGCTGGAGAGACAGTTGA